One region of Polynucleobacter sp. SHI8 genomic DNA includes:
- the ompA gene encoding outer membrane protein OmpA codes for MTKSNRSLLAALAFMASFGFAQAQQTTVDNWASGVGSTYVRSGADSTLCWRDNNWTPATAAAECDGAIKPAAAAPKAAAPVAPVATSSKVTLLADALFDFDKSTLKPEGIQKLDGLVQKLKDVTVEVIIVVGFTDSIGTLDYNKKLSLRRAEAVKAYLTKKGIEASRVYTEGKAFAEPVGDNKTAVGRALNRRSVIEVVGTKKQ; via the coding sequence ATGACTAAATCAAACCGTTCACTATTAGCAGCTCTTGCATTCATGGCTTCTTTTGGTTTTGCGCAAGCACAACAAACTACAGTTGATAACTGGGCGTCTGGTGTAGGTTCTACCTACGTTCGTTCTGGAGCGGATTCAACTTTATGCTGGAGAGACAATAACTGGACTCCTGCAACTGCGGCAGCTGAATGTGACGGTGCTATCAAGCCAGCAGCAGCAGCTCCCAAAGCAGCAGCTCCTGTTGCTCCTGTAGCAACAAGCTCAAAAGTAACTTTATTAGCTGACGCTTTGTTTGACTTTGACAAGTCAACATTGAAGCCAGAAGGCATTCAAAAATTAGATGGTTTAGTACAAAAGCTCAAAGATGTAACTGTCGAAGTAATTATTGTTGTTGGTTTCACAGACAGCATCGGTACTTTAGATTACAACAAGAAACTATCTTTACGTCGTGCTGAAGCTGTTAAAGCTTATTTGACTAAAAAAGGTATCGAAGCTAGCCGTGTTTACACTGAAGGTAAAGCATTTGCTGAGCCAGTTGGCGACAACAAAACTGCAGTTGGCCGTGCATTAAACCGCCGCTCAGTTATCGAAGTTGTTGGTACAAAAAAGCAATAA
- the ubiG gene encoding bifunctional 2-polyprenyl-6-hydroxyphenol methylase/3-demethylubiquinol 3-O-methyltransferase UbiG has translation MTTENIDQSEIDKFSELASRWWDETSEFKPLHAINPLRLNWIKEHCTIENQQVLDIGCGGGILTESLARSGAIAKGIDLSKKALQVAKLHALETNVTVDYELISSEDLALKEPATYDVITCMEMLEHVPDPRSIVESCAKLAKPGATLFFSTLNRNPKSYLMAIIGAEYILRLLPRGTHEYAKFIKPSELSGFIREAGLEVVDIMGLHFNPILDKYSLGPNVDVNYMFAVKKPL, from the coding sequence ATGACAACAGAAAATATCGACCAATCTGAAATTGATAAATTTAGTGAATTAGCTAGCCGTTGGTGGGATGAGACGAGTGAATTTAAACCATTACACGCCATTAATCCTCTTCGACTCAATTGGATTAAAGAGCATTGCACCATTGAAAATCAACAAGTCCTCGACATAGGTTGTGGTGGTGGTATTTTGACTGAGTCTTTAGCAAGATCAGGTGCAATAGCTAAAGGCATTGATTTATCAAAAAAAGCCCTTCAAGTAGCCAAATTACATGCCCTTGAAACTAATGTTACCGTGGATTATGAGCTCATCAGCTCCGAAGATTTAGCCTTAAAAGAGCCTGCCACATATGATGTAATAACCTGCATGGAGATGCTCGAGCATGTGCCAGATCCACGGTCTATTGTAGAGTCATGTGCCAAGCTAGCCAAACCTGGGGCTACCCTATTCTTTAGCACACTGAACAGAAATCCCAAGTCATATCTCATGGCTATTATTGGCGCAGAATACATATTAAGATTACTACCTCGCGGCACTCATGAGTACGCTAAATTTATTAAACCTTCTGAGCTTTCCGGATTTATTCGGGAAGCAGGCTTAGAGGTTGTCGACATAATGGGCTTACATTTCAACCCCATACTTGATAAGTACTCCTTAGGCCCAAATGTGGATGTTAACTACATGTTTGCTGTTAAAAAGCCCCTTTAA
- a CDS encoding HAD-IA family hydrolase has protein sequence MRPQFKSVFFDLDGTLADTAPDLAAAANKMLIDRQMEPLPMQVMRHLASSGARGMIHAAFGVGMEDPRFETLKEEFLSNYEQAIHVHTELFPSMNELLNLLDEHQVPWGIVTNKHQRFTIPLVKSLGLDQRTNAIVSGDTTPFAKPHPAPILLAVSQKQVDATSAVYIGDDLRDVQAGKAAGMKTIAAAYGYCGDHQPPESWAADFIVYEPKDLTSILFIQ, from the coding sequence ATGCGCCCTCAATTTAAAAGTGTTTTTTTTGATTTAGATGGCACTTTAGCGGATACTGCTCCTGACCTAGCCGCTGCCGCAAATAAAATGCTCATCGATCGTCAAATGGAACCTTTGCCAATGCAAGTCATGCGCCATTTGGCGTCCTCTGGTGCTAGAGGAATGATTCATGCGGCTTTTGGTGTTGGTATGGAAGATCCTCGTTTTGAAACACTCAAAGAAGAGTTCCTCAGTAATTATGAGCAAGCAATTCATGTACATACTGAGCTTTTTCCAAGTATGAATGAACTTTTGAACTTATTGGATGAACATCAAGTTCCTTGGGGTATTGTGACCAATAAGCATCAACGTTTTACGATTCCACTAGTAAAAAGTTTGGGCCTTGATCAAAGAACGAATGCCATTGTGAGTGGTGATACAACCCCTTTTGCCAAGCCTCATCCTGCCCCTATTCTTTTGGCTGTGTCACAAAAGCAAGTTGATGCCACCAGCGCGGTCTATATTGGTGATGATTTAAGGGATGTTCAAGCAGGCAAGGCAGCGGGCATGAAGACCATTGCGGCAGCGTATGGTTATTGTGGGGACCATCAACCTCCTGAATCCTGGGCTGCTGATTTTATTGTTTATGAGCCAAAAGACCTTACTAGTATCCTTTTTATCCAATAA
- a CDS encoding autotransporter outer membrane beta-barrel domain-containing protein: MTNQLVLKKLGLGVGLFVLLNHSSQALATCSSIGDPLVFSADCTSLIVTSDKTSVSVNNGVIINDQYGSSYGPVTLFGNVFIGTFTNNGTISNTMPYQNVSGIYIPNGSGINNLINNGKIYTYGFSSKPANAIFVSGSVGSLTNTGTIQGDNGASGVVVGNGGYMGSIENKAGAVITAGAGVNAIRIDGDSVFNIPTRLGSITNQGTIQGIQVANNGSLGALNNLQSGLTYSGTLPSNYNIIISSATNYGQTTFSSVNGGPVAFGVSPLSSVPSGTNIYTNVVSGLTSGNFSATSGTFGGGIVTSLWSLSNSGGTNWNLSTTLGTPVAPTVPSSSSGTALASSITFAYSAALSSGKNPSLSNGSTFTSAVQGLTSTQVNQLTNVHAEGYSSNMTISLEHMAVITNTVLDRIHAPMSASPTAGVYQDDEGRYTWADASGMKGTVNAHNDLVGFGYRLYNLTIGRDLKRTKDGGYGVFGGVGNSSMTESDQVTQNFNKTSFYLGLYGTQNYADEIKVSAAAGYIYGMTDASRNTPSVGLFTGGNATSSYKTNGIFSAVKLAKAFQMQDFTVSPFVGASYSQLWMGGTTEQGGNDFNYSISSATSYSAVTSAGVDLIYPLIKGTNNPLSFVGFYKFGYDWFANSTNAHTITATSPIYGSFNQIGANMGPVSNVFGIGLQGQITQDVSARVGIVSSINSYGQEYGGGAEIRLKF; the protein is encoded by the coding sequence ATGACTAATCAATTAGTATTAAAAAAACTAGGGCTCGGAGTTGGATTATTCGTGCTATTGAACCATTCGAGTCAAGCGCTAGCTACTTGTTCGAGCATTGGTGATCCATTAGTGTTTTCAGCAGACTGTACTAGCTTAATAGTGACTTCAGATAAAACATCCGTGAGCGTCAATAACGGGGTAATTATCAATGATCAGTATGGCAGTTCTTATGGGCCAGTGACTTTATTTGGTAATGTGTTTATAGGCACATTTACGAACAATGGCACGATTTCAAACACAATGCCCTATCAAAATGTTAGCGGCATATATATACCCAATGGTTCCGGCATTAATAATCTCATCAACAACGGGAAAATTTATACCTATGGATTCTCCTCAAAGCCTGCAAATGCGATTTTTGTTTCAGGGTCAGTTGGTAGTTTAACGAATACTGGCACTATTCAAGGGGATAATGGTGCATCTGGAGTTGTTGTAGGCAATGGCGGTTATATGGGCTCGATTGAGAACAAAGCTGGGGCAGTGATTACTGCTGGAGCTGGTGTCAATGCAATTCGGATTGATGGTGACTCTGTTTTTAACATACCGACTCGTTTAGGAAGTATTACCAATCAGGGAACGATCCAAGGGATCCAAGTAGCCAATAATGGCTCTCTTGGAGCACTTAATAATCTACAAAGTGGATTAACCTACTCTGGGACCTTGCCAAGTAATTACAACATTATTATCAGTAGCGCAACGAATTATGGGCAAACCACTTTCTCCAGTGTGAATGGTGGTCCTGTGGCGTTTGGTGTGTCACCCCTGTCAAGCGTTCCATCAGGAACTAATATCTATACCAATGTTGTTTCAGGTCTTACTTCAGGGAACTTCAGTGCAACGAGTGGTACTTTTGGTGGTGGTATCGTCACAAGTCTTTGGAGTCTAAGCAATAGCGGTGGTACCAATTGGAACTTATCAACCACGCTTGGTACTCCTGTTGCCCCTACCGTTCCAAGCAGTAGCTCTGGAACTGCTCTGGCAAGTTCAATCACTTTTGCCTATAGTGCAGCACTGAGTTCCGGCAAGAATCCAAGCTTAAGCAACGGCAGCACTTTTACCTCGGCAGTTCAAGGACTTACTTCGACACAAGTAAACCAACTGACCAATGTTCATGCGGAGGGGTACTCCTCGAACATGACCATTAGCCTTGAGCATATGGCTGTTATCACAAATACGGTTCTCGACCGGATTCATGCGCCAATGAGCGCCTCACCTACTGCAGGTGTCTATCAAGATGACGAAGGTCGTTATACCTGGGCTGATGCCTCAGGAATGAAGGGCACGGTCAATGCACATAATGACCTCGTTGGATTTGGATACCGACTCTATAACCTCACGATTGGACGTGATTTAAAAAGAACTAAAGATGGTGGTTATGGAGTCTTTGGAGGTGTTGGTAATTCATCGATGACCGAGAGTGATCAGGTCACCCAAAATTTTAATAAAACAAGTTTTTATCTCGGTCTTTATGGTACACAAAACTATGCGGATGAGATCAAAGTATCCGCTGCTGCAGGATATATTTATGGCATGACGGACGCTAGTCGTAATACCCCAAGCGTTGGCTTATTTACGGGTGGTAATGCCACGAGTAGTTATAAAACAAATGGTATCTTTAGTGCCGTTAAGTTGGCGAAAGCATTTCAGATGCAAGACTTTACAGTCTCTCCTTTTGTCGGGGCATCTTACTCACAATTATGGATGGGTGGTACGACAGAGCAAGGTGGTAATGATTTCAATTACTCAATTTCATCTGCCACGTCCTATTCCGCTGTTACCTCTGCGGGGGTTGATCTCATTTATCCTCTGATTAAAGGTACCAATAACCCGCTCTCATTCGTTGGTTTTTATAAATTCGGTTATGACTGGTTTGCAAATAGCACGAATGCCCATACCATCACTGCCACAAGTCCGATTTATGGCTCGTTTAATCAAATTGGTGCCAATATGGGTCCAGTATCCAATGTGTTTGGTATCGGACTTCAGGGTCAAATTACGCAAGATGTTTCTGCCCGAGTCGGAATTGTTTCATCTATCAATAGCTATGGACAAGAGTATGGCGGCGGTGCTGAAATTCGTTTGAAGTTTTAA
- a CDS encoding phosphate-starvation-inducible PsiE family protein, with product MIIKNIIGLTEKIFLVIIAVFTVVAMGQEVYLTIMNQKVELKDLLLMFIYAEVLGMLAAFYSSHRIPITIPLFIAMTALSRLIILQGKDGDPSILLFESGAILLIAASCWVISRIRVNDEL from the coding sequence GTGATAATAAAAAATATCATAGGATTAACCGAAAAAATTTTTCTAGTGATCATTGCTGTTTTTACTGTTGTAGCAATGGGTCAAGAAGTATATTTAACCATCATGAATCAAAAGGTCGAATTAAAAGACCTGTTGTTGATGTTTATTTACGCAGAGGTATTAGGTATGTTGGCCGCCTTTTATTCTAGTCATCGTATTCCGATTACGATACCCTTGTTTATTGCAATGACAGCATTGAGTCGATTAATTATTCTGCAGGGTAAAGACGGGGATCCATCAATTTTACTTTTTGAGAGTGGGGCGATTCTTTTAATCGCAGCTTCATGCTGGGTCATTAGTCGTATAAGAGTAAATGATGAGCTCTAA
- a CDS encoding SCO family protein, producing the protein MQNPDSSPASLIRTLVATLVVLLFGIWLFLASTFHGQALTTEALRQVELNESPKKIPPLVVVDSSNQERELSQLSRDHRVLIVDFVYTRCQTVCLSLGSVFQVLQTKIIELGLENKIGLVSISFDPKNDDAQALQRYENRLQMQSNVWRSYSLKNPSDRQSLLDAFGIMVIPAPLDEFEHNAALHIVRGEYLLRIFPLESSEEVLLQAVALGK; encoded by the coding sequence GTGCAAAACCCTGATTCTTCTCCCGCCTCGTTAATACGAACTCTTGTTGCAACTTTAGTCGTTTTGCTCTTTGGGATTTGGTTATTTCTTGCGTCAACCTTTCATGGTCAGGCCCTTACCACTGAGGCTCTCAGACAAGTCGAACTTAATGAGAGTCCAAAAAAAATACCTCCCTTAGTTGTAGTAGATTCCAGCAATCAAGAACGAGAGCTGTCCCAACTATCAAGAGATCATCGTGTCCTGATTGTTGATTTTGTCTATACCCGATGTCAAACAGTTTGCCTCTCATTAGGTTCAGTTTTTCAGGTATTACAAACCAAGATTATTGAGTTGGGTTTGGAAAATAAGATTGGCTTAGTGAGTATTAGTTTTGATCCAAAAAATGATGATGCACAGGCTTTACAGCGTTATGAAAATCGACTACAAATGCAATCAAATGTTTGGCGTTCATATAGTTTAAAAAACCCGAGTGATCGACAATCACTTCTAGACGCCTTTGGCATTATGGTGATTCCTGCGCCTCTTGATGAGTTTGAACATAATGCTGCGCTGCATATCGTTCGAGGGGAATATCTCTTGCGCATCTTTCCACTTGAAAGTTCTGAAGAAGTGCTACTGCAAGCAGTAGCACTTGGAAAATAA
- a CDS encoding cytochrome c, translating to MSDQKPPLFEQELREKNDPTENVRAVPYVLILLMGAIVSWAFINIFSTPSGELTEYGDQRTVADLRPPVESGGNSKVDGKQIYAAKCVACHQANGNGVAGVFPPLAASEWVTGDEKILTHILLHGVNGELEVKGVTYKGAMPAWKTLSDDELAAVMTYIRTDWGNAAPAIKAATVKEQREATKDQAGPYEGGKALKEGS from the coding sequence ATGTCTGACCAAAAACCTCCCTTATTTGAACAAGAATTAAGAGAAAAAAATGACCCAACAGAAAATGTCCGCGCCGTTCCCTATGTATTAATTTTATTAATGGGCGCCATTGTTTCTTGGGCCTTCATCAATATTTTCAGTACCCCATCTGGAGAACTTACTGAATATGGTGATCAAAGAACCGTTGCTGATCTGCGACCTCCAGTTGAATCTGGTGGTAATTCAAAAGTAGATGGTAAGCAAATTTATGCGGCCAAATGTGTTGCTTGCCATCAAGCGAATGGTAACGGCGTAGCTGGGGTATTTCCGCCGCTGGCGGCCTCTGAGTGGGTGACTGGTGATGAGAAGATTCTGACCCATATACTGCTTCACGGTGTGAATGGCGAACTTGAAGTCAAGGGAGTGACTTATAAAGGCGCTATGCCAGCTTGGAAAACTCTATCCGATGATGAATTAGCTGCAGTCATGACATATATCCGAACTGACTGGGGCAATGCCGCACCAGCAATCAAAGCAGCTACCGTGAAAGAGCAAAGAGAAGCCACCAAAGACCAAGCAGGGCCTTACGAAGGTGGGAAGGCGCTGAAAGAGGGTTCGTAA
- a CDS encoding cbb3-type cytochrome c oxidase subunit II has translation MNQKKQPFEMDEKRLVLGAMVCLGLATGVMVLMPYFFTKRINPPPGLKPYTTIQAEGRSVYVAEGCVYCHSQQPRDAKQAPDTKRGWGRVSVAGDYYYDSPHLLGTMRTGPDLFNIAARQPSKDWQLGHLYQPRAYTPGSIMPAYPYLFKVKNTSEVTAEDEVVNLPPQFAKAGETVVTTPRARALVAYLLALDHTYSPLPAIAVPGDEKQLSGDK, from the coding sequence ATGAATCAAAAAAAGCAACCCTTTGAGATGGATGAAAAGCGCTTAGTACTTGGTGCGATGGTATGTTTGGGACTTGCTACAGGAGTGATGGTACTGATGCCTTACTTCTTTACAAAGCGGATTAACCCACCACCAGGACTGAAACCTTACACTACGATACAGGCGGAAGGCAGAAGTGTATATGTTGCCGAAGGTTGTGTTTATTGCCACTCGCAACAGCCTAGAGATGCAAAACAAGCACCGGATACTAAGCGAGGTTGGGGCCGAGTATCCGTAGCTGGAGATTATTATTATGACTCTCCGCACCTCTTAGGTACCATGCGTACGGGACCAGATTTGTTTAATATTGCTGCTCGTCAACCCAGTAAGGATTGGCAATTAGGGCATTTATATCAACCTCGGGCATACACCCCTGGTTCTATCATGCCGGCATATCCATACTTATTTAAAGTTAAAAATACGAGTGAAGTTACAGCAGAGGATGAAGTTGTTAACTTACCTCCCCAATTTGCCAAGGCCGGAGAAACTGTCGTGACTACTCCAAGAGCTCGTGCCTTAGTTGCTTATTTACTCGCGCTTGATCATACGTATTCTCCTTTACCTGCGATTGCTGTTCCTGGAGATGAAAAACAGTTATCAGGAGATAAATAA
- a CDS encoding cbb3-type cytochrome c oxidase subunit I has translation MDFTVAILLGTYIVSIVALFLFVYSMSKGMFGDGTSAAQMIFDKDEIGHTEDPAATSKQKTQLQLDVGEKDSFHHNLDSAELDARVEADQSTSLVVGICFTLAVIWLVLASVAGLISSIKLHSPDWLVGYDWITFGRIRPIHVNIVAYGWCALSGIGVSIWLLPRLLKTKLVGAKWAIAGGGLWTIGVFLGVVAIAMGKSDGMEFLEFPWKIDILLIVGGALVGVPLWLTLLNRKVDHLYVSIWYIAAALLWFPTLFFIANLPNFHIGVEQATVNWWFGHNVLGLFFSPIGLATIYYFVPKVLGKPIHNYNISLLGFWALAFFYSQVGGHHLIGGPVPSWFITLSVTQSVMMVIPVVALFINQYYTLKGNWKALVHSPTLRFIVFGLAMYILSSIQGSMEALRSVNTITHFTHFTVAHAHLGLYGFFTMVMFGAMYYIMPRIMHWEWPYPSLIALHFWLVFVGFAIYIIWLSIGGWLQGLAMLDVARPFMDSVTLTIPYLQARSLGGGLMTLGHFVFALHFFIMAWKFGPRRLGAAVLGPEIILKYLKKGAA, from the coding sequence ATGGATTTCACCGTTGCTATTTTATTGGGAACTTACATAGTTTCTATTGTTGCTTTATTTCTGTTTGTTTATTCGATGTCAAAAGGGATGTTTGGTGACGGCACTTCAGCTGCCCAGATGATTTTTGATAAAGATGAAATTGGACATACAGAAGATCCAGCAGCGACCAGCAAACAAAAAACGCAATTACAGCTTGATGTGGGGGAAAAAGACTCCTTTCACCACAATTTAGACTCCGCAGAACTTGATGCTCGTGTTGAAGCTGATCAGTCCACATCTTTAGTGGTGGGTATTTGCTTTACATTAGCTGTTATATGGTTGGTATTAGCTTCCGTTGCAGGTTTGATTTCCTCCATCAAACTGCATTCTCCAGACTGGCTGGTTGGATATGATTGGATTACTTTTGGTCGGATTCGTCCAATCCACGTCAATATTGTTGCTTACGGCTGGTGTGCGTTATCAGGAATTGGTGTTTCCATTTGGTTGTTGCCAAGATTACTCAAAACTAAACTAGTGGGTGCAAAATGGGCGATTGCGGGTGGTGGCTTATGGACAATCGGCGTATTTCTAGGTGTAGTTGCCATTGCTATGGGCAAATCAGATGGTATGGAGTTTTTAGAGTTTCCTTGGAAAATCGATATTTTATTGATTGTTGGCGGAGCATTAGTAGGCGTGCCACTTTGGTTAACTCTCCTCAATCGTAAGGTAGATCATCTATATGTTTCGATCTGGTATATTGCCGCTGCGCTACTATGGTTTCCGACATTATTCTTTATTGCTAACTTACCTAATTTTCACATTGGCGTAGAGCAAGCAACTGTTAATTGGTGGTTTGGTCATAATGTATTAGGCTTGTTTTTTAGCCCCATTGGACTGGCTACGATTTATTACTTTGTGCCTAAGGTTTTAGGTAAGCCAATCCATAACTACAACATTTCCTTGCTTGGTTTTTGGGCTTTAGCATTCTTTTATAGTCAGGTTGGTGGCCATCACTTGATTGGTGGTCCAGTACCGTCTTGGTTTATTACCTTATCCGTGACCCAGTCGGTGATGATGGTGATACCAGTAGTTGCTCTATTTATTAATCAATATTACACATTGAAGGGTAATTGGAAGGCCCTAGTGCACTCACCAACCCTGCGATTTATTGTGTTTGGCTTAGCTATGTACATTTTGTCTTCTATTCAAGGGTCGATGGAAGCACTGCGTTCAGTCAATACAATTACGCACTTTACCCACTTTACCGTGGCACATGCTCACTTAGGTTTGTATGGATTTTTTACGATGGTGATGTTTGGCGCGATGTATTACATCATGCCTCGCATTATGCATTGGGAGTGGCCATATCCGAGTTTAATTGCATTGCATTTTTGGTTGGTTTTTGTTGGCTTTGCAATATATATCATTTGGTTATCCATTGGTGGCTGGTTACAAGGTTTGGCGATGCTCGATGTCGCTCGGCCATTTATGGATTCGGTCACTTTAACGATTCCATACTTGCAAGCACGATCACTCGGTGGTGGTTTGATGACTCTCGGACACTTTGTATTTGCTCTGCACTTTTTTATTATGGCTTGGAAGTTTGGGCCAAGGCGTTTAGGGGCAGCAGTTTTAGGACCTGAGATAATTCTTAAATATTTAAAAAAGGGAGCTGCATAA
- a CDS encoding OmpA family protein, producing the protein MVSNLIEMFMGSSGKELATLASGLLAENAENTTNSINKLIPVVLGGMAQKASTSTGASDLFKMVTSPNIDAGVAGNLSNILSGDLQNNPLVKSGLGLAAILFGADKANGLMSSLASTTGISPSSSNSLVGMVMPLVFGGIKHIVNDKSLDANGLSSLLLGQKEYLQKADLDRGLLNSIGVPSSAALLDKLPTSIDAGKAAVAGVAAATTTATATATSSSLMKWLPWLAAGLVALALWNIFSGKKPVETPAAAVAPPAVSITYEYPGKVYFPVGTKDLDDEAKKVIASVGEAIAKDANKLSITGYADKTGDEKMNEELAKNRAMAVKDALIAAGVKEDAIEMKKPEFVTGAADDKEARRVDINRN; encoded by the coding sequence ATGGTTTCAAATCTAATTGAAATGTTCATGGGCAGTAGTGGTAAAGAATTAGCAACATTAGCGAGTGGCCTACTCGCTGAAAATGCTGAAAATACTACAAATAGCATTAATAAATTAATTCCGGTGGTTTTAGGTGGAATGGCGCAAAAAGCATCCACTTCAACTGGTGCTTCTGACTTGTTCAAGATGGTGACATCACCGAATATTGATGCGGGTGTTGCTGGTAATTTATCGAATATCTTATCTGGCGATTTGCAAAATAATCCCCTCGTAAAATCGGGTCTTGGGCTTGCTGCCATTTTATTTGGTGCTGATAAAGCAAATGGCTTAATGAGCTCACTTGCGAGTACAACTGGCATTAGCCCTTCCTCATCAAATAGCCTAGTCGGTATGGTCATGCCTCTCGTATTTGGCGGAATCAAGCACATTGTCAATGACAAATCATTAGATGCAAACGGCTTATCAAGTCTTCTTTTAGGTCAAAAAGAATATTTACAAAAGGCTGATTTAGATCGTGGTTTATTAAATTCTATTGGGGTACCAAGCTCTGCTGCCCTTCTCGATAAATTGCCTACAAGTATAGATGCTGGTAAGGCCGCTGTAGCTGGTGTAGCTGCCGCAACGACAACCGCAACTGCAACAGCAACAAGTAGCTCGCTCATGAAATGGTTACCATGGCTTGCTGCTGGTTTGGTGGCTCTTGCATTGTGGAATATTTTTTCTGGCAAAAAACCAGTCGAAACTCCAGCAGCAGCAGTGGCACCTCCTGCAGTTTCTATTACTTATGAATACCCAGGTAAAGTATATTTCCCTGTTGGTACAAAAGACCTTGATGATGAGGCTAAAAAAGTCATCGCAAGTGTTGGTGAGGCTATCGCGAAGGATGCAAATAAGTTATCCATTACAGGTTATGCCGATAAAACAGGTGACGAAAAAATGAACGAAGAGTTAGCCAAAAATCGTGCTATGGCTGTCAAAGATGCCTTGATTGCCGCTGGTGTAAAAGAGGATGCGATCGAAATGAAAAAACCAGAGTTTGTTACTGGAGCAGCAGACGATAAAGAAGCGCGTCGTGTAGATATTAATCGTAATTAA
- a CDS encoding tripartite tricarboxylate transporter substrate binding protein encodes MSISEKKRNSIRSGIAVALAIACPLTFGQASNYPNRPIKIIIPFPPGNTTDIITRLIAPKLQERLGQPIVVENKAGASGVIGMDFVAKSKPDGYTIVASQGGNMVVLPHTSKNISYNPINDFTSIAVSTYNYQVITANNNAPFKTFAQMIDWAKANPGKLTVASNGEGGFPHLVFEHLAKTAGITFTHVPYKGTAAIITDQIGGQVMASVDGVSGPAPHVRSGAIRLLAISNKSRVSEWPGIPTVSETIPGWTSNGWFAYSGPAGMPKDITLRLNQEINRAMNAPEVVEQLKQYGLEVMNESPEYFEKVLKEDYARYGKLVKDIGYQAH; translated from the coding sequence ATGAGCATTTCTGAGAAGAAGCGCAACAGTATTCGTTCAGGTATTGCCGTTGCCTTAGCGATTGCCTGCCCACTGACCTTTGGGCAGGCCAGTAACTATCCCAATCGACCGATTAAAATCATTATACCGTTCCCTCCCGGAAACACCACGGACATCATTACGCGACTCATTGCGCCAAAGCTCCAAGAGCGCCTTGGTCAACCGATTGTGGTGGAAAACAAAGCAGGAGCATCTGGTGTGATTGGTATGGACTTTGTTGCCAAGTCGAAGCCGGATGGCTATACCATTGTGGCCTCTCAGGGAGGCAATATGGTGGTTCTGCCGCATACCAGTAAAAATATTTCCTATAACCCGATCAATGATTTCACATCAATTGCCGTATCGACTTATAACTACCAAGTCATTACAGCAAATAATAATGCGCCATTTAAAACTTTCGCGCAAATGATTGATTGGGCTAAAGCCAATCCAGGTAAATTAACGGTTGCTTCTAATGGCGAAGGTGGATTTCCGCATTTGGTATTTGAGCATTTAGCCAAAACTGCTGGCATCACGTTCACCCACGTTCCTTACAAAGGGACTGCCGCAATCATCACTGACCAAATTGGTGGGCAAGTGATGGCCTCTGTTGATGGTGTGAGCGGTCCCGCACCACACGTTCGTTCTGGAGCGATTCGCTTATTGGCAATCTCGAATAAGAGTCGTGTCTCAGAATGGCCGGGAATTCCAACGGTTTCAGAAACGATTCCTGGTTGGACGTCTAATGGTTGGTTTGCTTATTCTGGACCTGCTGGTATGCCCAAAGACATTACCTTAAGACTGAATCAAGAGATTAACCGTGCCATGAATGCTCCGGAAGTGGTTGAGCAACTCAAGCAATACGGATTAGAGGTAATGAATGAATCACCCGAGTATTTTGAAAAGGTCTTGAAAGAAGACTACGCAAGATACGGTAAGCTCGTCAAAGATATTGGCTATCAGGCACATTAA